One Streptomyces sp. L2 genomic window carries:
- the dprA gene encoding DNA-processing protein DprA, whose protein sequence is MSADAREPDAELLARVFLARVIEPGDEVGGRWVREFGVAEVVRRLRQARDALPGVSAARWGGLVARAGAAEPERDLDVARAAGVRFLRPGDVEWPGQLDDLGDGRPLGLWVRGTASLRMWALRSVAVVGARACTEYGAHVAADLASGLAERGWIVVSGGAYGIDGAAHRGALAASGATVAVLACGVDRPYPRGHAALIGRIAEQGLVIGELPPGDHPTPSRFILRNRVIAALTRGTVVVEAARRSGSLVTARASQRLGRITMGIPGPVTSALSAGVHELLRGEAALVTDAADVVELVGEMGELAPVRHGPVLPRDLLEPAAREVLAALPGHRAAPAEEIARGARTTRDEAIARLYELRALGYVERHGDGWKLTRQAVISVRRGRSPC, encoded by the coding sequence GTGAGCGCAGACGCCCGCGAACCCGACGCCGAGCTGCTCGCGCGGGTGTTTCTGGCTCGGGTCATCGAGCCCGGGGACGAGGTTGGGGGGCGGTGGGTGCGGGAGTTCGGGGTGGCGGAGGTGGTGCGGCGGTTGCGGCAGGCGCGGGACGCCCTGCCCGGGGTGAGCGCGGCGCGGTGGGGCGGGCTCGTGGCGCGGGCCGGCGCGGCGGAACCGGAGCGGGACCTGGACGTGGCGCGGGCCGCCGGAGTGCGGTTCCTCCGGCCGGGGGACGTCGAGTGGCCGGGCCAGCTCGACGACCTGGGCGACGGACGCCCGCTCGGCCTCTGGGTCCGCGGGACCGCCTCCCTGCGGATGTGGGCGCTCCGCTCCGTGGCCGTCGTGGGCGCCCGCGCCTGCACGGAGTACGGCGCCCACGTCGCCGCCGACCTCGCCTCGGGCCTCGCCGAGCGCGGCTGGATCGTGGTCTCCGGCGGCGCCTACGGCATCGACGGCGCCGCCCACCGCGGAGCGCTCGCGGCCAGCGGCGCCACCGTCGCCGTGCTGGCCTGCGGCGTCGACCGTCCCTACCCGCGCGGCCACGCCGCACTGATCGGCAGGATCGCGGAACAGGGACTGGTCATCGGCGAACTGCCACCCGGCGACCACCCGACACCGAGCCGCTTCATCCTCCGCAACCGGGTGATCGCCGCGCTGACACGGGGCACCGTCGTCGTGGAGGCGGCCCGCCGCAGCGGCTCGCTGGTCACCGCGCGGGCGTCCCAGCGCCTCGGGCGGATCACGATGGGCATCCCCGGCCCGGTCACCAGCGCACTCTCCGCCGGCGTCCACGAACTGCTGCGCGGTGAGGCCGCCCTGGTCACCGACGCCGCCGACGTCGTCGAACTCGTCGGGGAGATGGGAGAGCTGGCCCCGGTCCGGCACGGGCCCGTCCTCCCGCGAGACCTGCTGGAACCCGCAGCCCGCGAGGTACTCGCCGCTCTGCCCGGACACCGTGCGGCCCCCGCCGAGGAGATCGCGCGGGGCGCGCGGACGACACGCGACGAGGCGATCGCGAGGTTGTACGAACTCCGAGCACTTGGCTACGTCGAACGACACGGCGACGGCTGGAAGTTGACACGCCAGGCGGTGATCTCGGTCCGGCGCGGCCGCAGCCCGTGCTGA
- the frr gene encoding ribosome recycling factor codes for MIEETLLEAEEKMEKAVVVAKEDFAAIRTGRAHPAMFNKIVADYYGAPTPINQLASFSVPEPRMAVVTPFDKTALRNIEQAIRDSDLGVNPSNDGNIIRVVFPELTEERRRDYIKVAKGKAEDARVSIRSVRRKAKDAFDKAIKDGEVGEDEGRRAEKELDDTTHKYVAQVDELLKHKESELLEV; via the coding sequence GTGATCGAAGAGACCCTCCTCGAGGCCGAGGAGAAGATGGAGAAGGCCGTCGTGGTCGCCAAGGAGGACTTCGCCGCGATCCGCACCGGCCGGGCGCACCCCGCGATGTTCAACAAGATCGTGGCCGACTACTACGGTGCCCCGACGCCGATCAACCAGCTGGCCTCGTTCTCCGTGCCGGAGCCGCGCATGGCCGTCGTGACCCCGTTCGACAAGACCGCGCTGCGCAACATCGAGCAGGCGATCCGCGACTCCGACCTGGGCGTCAACCCCAGCAACGACGGCAATATCATCCGGGTGGTGTTCCCCGAGCTGACCGAGGAGCGCCGCCGCGACTACATCAAGGTCGCCAAGGGCAAGGCCGAGGACGCGCGCGTGTCCATCCGCTCCGTGCGCCGCAAGGCCAAGGACGCCTTCGACAAGGCGATCAAGGACGGCGAGGTCGGCGAGGACGAGGGCCGTCGCGCGGAGAAGGAGCTCGACGACACCACGCACAAGTACGTCGCCCAGGTGGACGAGCTGCTCAAGCACAAGGAATCGGAGCTGCTCGAAGTCTGA
- a CDS encoding M23 family metallopeptidase, translating into MRRVTRTAWTCLLFLAALPALAVALLPPPARAATPAPLLPSPPATTPAPSPPPAREAPVPAVARGWPVGVRPPVLRGWEPPATVYGPGHRGVDLAAPPGSAVRVVAPGRVSFAGRVGGRGVVSVTLTGTDLRTTYEPVTPSVKEGDAVGAGEVVGTLEDTGSHCGRTTCLHWGLLRGETYLNPLTLLPPWLLNTGPSRLLPVLSK; encoded by the coding sequence ATGCGACGAGTGACGCGAACCGCGTGGACCTGCCTGTTGTTCCTGGCCGCCCTGCCCGCCCTGGCAGTGGCCCTGCTGCCGCCTCCGGCCCGGGCGGCCACGCCGGCGCCCTTACTTCCCAGCCCCCCGGCGACCACGCCGGCGCCGTCGCCCCCGCCGGCCCGTGAGGCACCGGTTCCGGCCGTCGCCCGCGGGTGGCCGGTGGGCGTCCGGCCGCCGGTCCTGCGGGGCTGGGAGCCACCGGCCACGGTCTACGGCCCCGGCCACCGCGGAGTCGACCTGGCCGCGCCTCCTGGCTCCGCCGTGCGCGTGGTCGCCCCCGGCCGCGTGTCCTTCGCGGGCCGGGTGGGGGGACGGGGAGTGGTGTCGGTGACCCTCACGGGGACTGACCTGCGCACGACGTACGAGCCGGTGACCCCCTCGGTGAAGGAGGGGGACGCCGTGGGGGCGGGCGAGGTGGTCGGGACCCTGGAAGACACCGGCTCCCACTGCGGCCGTACGACATGCCTGCACTGGGGCCTCCTACGAGGCGAGACCTACCTGAACCCCCTCACCCTGCTACCCCCCTGGCTCCTGAACACGGGCCCCTCAAGACTGCTACCGGTACTGAGCAAGTAG
- the rpsB gene encoding 30S ribosomal protein S2, with translation MAVVTMRELLESGVHFGHQTRRWNPKMKRFIFTERNGIYIIDLLQSLSYIDRAYEFVKETVAHGGTVMFVGTKKQAQEAIAEQATRVGMPFVNQRWLGGMLTNFSTVYKRLQRLKELEQIDFEDVAASGLTKKELLVLSREKAKLEKTLGGIREMSKVPSAVWIVDTKKEHIAVGEARKLNIPVVAILDTNCDPDEVDYKIPGNDDAIRSVTLLTRVIADAVAEGLISRSRVATGDKGEKAAGEPLAEWERDLLEGEKKADEAPAAPAAEAEKPAEAAAEAPAAEAPAAEAEKPAEAPAAEGEQA, from the coding sequence ATGGCCGTCGTCACGATGCGGGAGCTGCTGGAGAGCGGCGTCCACTTCGGTCACCAGACCCGTCGCTGGAACCCGAAGATGAAGCGCTTCATCTTCACCGAGCGCAACGGCATCTACATCATCGACCTGCTCCAGTCACTGTCGTACATCGACCGCGCCTACGAGTTCGTCAAGGAGACCGTCGCCCACGGCGGCACGGTCATGTTCGTCGGCACGAAGAAGCAGGCGCAGGAGGCCATCGCCGAGCAGGCCACCCGCGTCGGCATGCCCTTCGTCAACCAGCGCTGGCTGGGCGGCATGCTCACCAACTTCTCCACCGTCTACAAGCGTCTGCAGCGCCTCAAGGAGCTCGAGCAGATCGACTTCGAGGACGTCGCCGCGTCCGGTCTCACCAAGAAGGAGCTTCTCGTGCTCTCGCGCGAGAAGGCCAAGCTGGAGAAGACCCTCGGTGGTATCCGCGAGATGTCCAAGGTTCCCAGCGCCGTCTGGATCGTGGACACCAAGAAGGAGCACATCGCGGTCGGTGAGGCCCGGAAGCTCAACATCCCGGTCGTCGCGATCCTCGACACCAACTGCGACCCCGACGAGGTCGACTACAAGATCCCGGGCAACGACGACGCGATCCGTTCCGTCACCCTGCTCACCCGCGTGATCGCCGACGCGGTCGCCGAGGGCCTCATCTCCCGCTCCCGCGTCGCCACCGGTGACAAGGGCGAGAAGGCCGCCGGCGAGCCGCTCGCCGAGTGGGAGCGCGACCTGCTCGAGGGCGAGAAGAAGGCCGACGAGGCTCCCGCGGCCCCCGCCGCCGAGGCCGAGAAGCCGGCCGAGGCCGCTGCTGAGGCCCCGGCCGCCGAGGCGCCCGCCGCCGAAGCCGAGAAGCCCGCCGAGGCCCCGGCCGCCGAGGGCGAGCAGGCCTGA
- a CDS encoding TetR/AcrR family transcriptional regulator, protein MAEHRSMQRAALLDAARSLLSEGGTEALTFPALAERTGLARSSVYEYFRSRAAVVEELCAVDFPVWAAEVAAAMERVPSAEGKVEAYVRRQLALVGDRRHRAVVAISASELDAGAREKIRGAHGGLVAMIVQALGEMGQGEPRLAAMLVQGVVDAAVRRIELGVEDAAVVTEAAVGMALRGVRG, encoded by the coding sequence GTGGCCGAGCACCGGTCGATGCAGCGAGCCGCCCTGCTGGACGCGGCCCGGTCCCTGCTGTCCGAGGGCGGTACGGAGGCGCTGACCTTTCCCGCGCTGGCCGAGCGGACGGGGCTGGCGCGGTCGTCCGTGTACGAGTACTTCCGGTCCCGGGCCGCGGTGGTCGAGGAGCTGTGCGCCGTCGACTTTCCCGTGTGGGCCGCGGAGGTGGCGGCGGCGATGGAGCGGGTGCCGTCGGCCGAGGGGAAGGTCGAGGCGTACGTGCGGCGGCAGCTGGCGCTGGTCGGGGACCGGCGGCACCGGGCCGTGGTCGCCATCTCCGCGAGTGAGCTGGACGCCGGGGCGCGGGAGAAGATCCGGGGGGCGCACGGGGGGCTGGTGGCGATGATCGTTCAGGCGCTGGGGGAGATGGGGCAGGGGGAGCCTCGGCTGGCGGCGATGCTGGTGCAGGGGGTTGTCGATGCGGCGGTGCGGCGGATCGAGCTGGGCGTGGAGGATGCGGCTGTCGTGACCGAGGCTGCTGTTGGCATGGCGCTGCGGGGGGTGCGGGGCTGA
- a CDS encoding YifB family Mg chelatase-like AAA ATPase, whose product MAFARTCSVALVGVEGVVVEVQADLEPGVAAFTLVGLPDKSLTESKDRVRAAVVNSGGEWPPKKLTVGLSPASVPKAGSGFDLAIACAVLGAAERIDPRVLADIVMIGELGLDGRVRPVRGILPAVLAAADAGYEQVVVPECAAAEASLVPGISVLGIRSLRQLIAVLADEPLPDEPADEEGRPDPLLAGLRVPGTGAATGMHSTGATQHGHDHDLADVVGQTSARTAVEVAAAGGHHLFLEGPPGAGKTMLAERLPAVLPLLTRGESLEVTAVHSVAGLLPPGKPLIDIAPYCAPHHSATMQSLVGGGPGIARPGAVSLAHRGVLFLDEAPEFHTRTLDALRQPLESGHVVIARSAGVVRFPARFLMVLAANPCPCGRFSQRDSLCECPPSAIRRYQARLSGPLLDRVDLRVEVDPVTRAQLTDPGARGESTATVADRVGQARQRAAARLTGTPWRTNSEVPGRELRSRFLAAVGAMEEAERNLERGVITARGIDRVLRVAWTVADLVGHDRPDATDVALALQLRTGVPRGVPMAIGALT is encoded by the coding sequence ATGGCATTCGCCCGCACCTGCTCCGTGGCCCTGGTCGGCGTCGAGGGCGTGGTCGTCGAGGTCCAGGCCGACCTCGAACCCGGCGTCGCGGCCTTCACCCTGGTGGGCCTCCCGGACAAAAGCCTGACAGAAAGCAAGGACCGGGTCCGGGCGGCGGTGGTGAACTCGGGCGGCGAGTGGCCGCCGAAGAAACTCACCGTCGGGCTCAGCCCGGCATCGGTGCCCAAGGCAGGCTCGGGCTTCGACCTGGCCATCGCCTGCGCGGTCCTCGGCGCCGCCGAGCGGATCGACCCGAGGGTCCTCGCCGACATCGTCATGATCGGGGAGCTGGGACTTGACGGCAGGGTGCGGCCGGTCCGGGGCATCCTGCCCGCCGTCCTGGCCGCCGCCGACGCCGGCTACGAACAAGTGGTCGTACCGGAGTGCGCCGCGGCCGAGGCCTCGCTGGTCCCCGGGATCTCCGTGCTCGGCATCCGCAGCCTGCGGCAGCTGATCGCGGTACTGGCCGACGAGCCGCTGCCCGACGAACCCGCGGACGAGGAGGGCCGCCCCGATCCGCTGCTGGCCGGCCTGCGCGTGCCGGGCACGGGCGCGGCCACGGGCATGCACAGCACTGGCGCCACCCAGCACGGCCACGACCACGACCTGGCGGATGTCGTGGGCCAGACCTCGGCGCGTACGGCCGTGGAAGTGGCCGCGGCGGGTGGGCACCACCTCTTCCTGGAGGGGCCTCCGGGTGCCGGGAAGACGATGCTCGCCGAGCGCCTGCCTGCTGTGCTCCCCCTGCTCACGCGTGGGGAGTCGCTGGAGGTCACGGCCGTGCACTCGGTGGCCGGTCTGCTGCCTCCGGGTAAGCCGCTCATCGACATCGCCCCCTACTGCGCTCCGCACCACTCGGCCACCATGCAGTCCCTGGTCGGCGGTGGCCCGGGCATCGCCCGCCCCGGTGCCGTCTCCCTCGCCCACCGGGGTGTCCTCTTCCTCGACGAGGCCCCCGAGTTCCACACCCGCACCCTCGACGCCCTGCGCCAGCCGCTGGAGTCGGGCCACGTCGTGATCGCGCGCAGCGCGGGCGTGGTGCGGTTCCCGGCCCGCTTCCTGATGGTGCTGGCGGCCAACCCCTGCCCGTGCGGGCGCTTCTCGCAGCGGGACTCCCTCTGCGAGTGCCCGCCGTCGGCCATCCGCCGCTACCAGGCACGGCTGTCCGGGCCGCTGCTGGACCGAGTCGACCTGCGGGTCGAGGTCGACCCGGTCACCCGGGCCCAGCTCACGGACCCGGGCGCCCGCGGTGAGTCCACCGCGACCGTGGCCGACCGGGTCGGCCAGGCCAGGCAGCGCGCGGCGGCACGTCTGACCGGCACGCCGTGGCGCACCAACAGCGAGGTGCCCGGGCGCGAACTGCGCAGCCGGTTCCTCGCGGCCGTCGGCGCGATGGAGGAGGCGGAACGCAACCTGGAACGCGGGGTGATCACCGCCCGCGGTATCGACCGGGTGCTACGGGTCGCCTGGACGGTCGCCGACCTGGTCGGCCACGACCGGCCCGACGCCACCGACGTCGCCCTCGCGCTGCAATTGCGCACCGGGGTGCCACGCGGTGTGCCCATGGCCATCGGGGCCCTGACGTGA
- a CDS encoding DUF2469 domain-containing protein codes for MSAEDLEKYETEMELKLYREYRDVVGLFKYVIETERRFYLTNDYEMQVHSVQGEVFFEVSMADAWVWDMYRPARFVKQVRVLTFKDVNIEELNKSDLELPGG; via the coding sequence ATGAGCGCCGAGGACCTCGAGAAGTACGAGACCGAGATGGAGCTGAAGCTCTACCGGGAGTACCGAGATGTCGTCGGTCTGTTCAAATACGTGATCGAGACCGAACGGCGCTTCTATCTCACCAACGACTACGAGATGCAGGTGCACTCGGTCCAGGGCGAGGTGTTCTTCGAGGTGTCCATGGCCGACGCCTGGGTCTGGGACATGTACCGGCCGGCCCGCTTCGTGAAGCAGGTGCGCGTCCTGACGTTCAAGGACGTGAACATCGAGGAGCTGAACAAGAGCGACCTGGAGCTTCCGGGCGGCTGA
- a CDS encoding VOC family protein has product MLTTSFVPGAPNWLDLGSPDTDAAAAFYAAVFGWDFQSAGPEAGGYGFFRQDGRTVAGLGPLTEEGASPSWTVYFHTPDADATAKTVEQAGGSVRVPPSDVFSYGRMAAFTDPAGADFSVWQPGETGGLESVGVPGSLSWAELYTTDAAAVKAFYGSVFSWQMTDMPMSPELTYTVLTPAGAGAEAAHGGLMQLPQENLDAGSTPEWHPYFEVSDCDATTARAAEAGATVIIPATSAEGIGRFAMFLDPSGAPFAVIKSAMS; this is encoded by the coding sequence ATGCTGACGACCTCATTCGTACCGGGCGCTCCGAACTGGCTCGACCTCGGCAGCCCGGACACCGACGCGGCGGCCGCCTTCTACGCCGCCGTCTTCGGCTGGGACTTCCAGTCGGCGGGCCCGGAGGCGGGCGGCTACGGCTTCTTCCGGCAGGACGGCAGGACCGTCGCCGGTCTCGGCCCCCTCACGGAAGAGGGCGCGAGCCCCTCCTGGACCGTGTACTTCCACACGCCGGACGCCGACGCCACCGCCAAGACCGTGGAACAGGCCGGCGGCAGCGTCCGGGTGCCGCCGTCGGACGTCTTCTCCTACGGCCGGATGGCCGCCTTCACCGACCCCGCCGGGGCGGACTTCTCCGTGTGGCAGCCGGGCGAGACCGGGGGCCTGGAGTCCGTCGGCGTGCCGGGCAGCCTCTCCTGGGCGGAGCTGTACACGACCGACGCAGCCGCGGTGAAGGCGTTCTACGGCTCCGTCTTCTCCTGGCAGATGACCGACATGCCGATGAGCCCCGAGCTGACCTACACGGTCCTCACCCCGGCCGGCGCCGGCGCGGAGGCGGCCCACGGCGGCCTGATGCAGCTCCCGCAGGAGAACCTCGACGCCGGATCGACACCGGAGTGGCACCCGTACTTCGAGGTGAGCGACTGCGACGCCACCACCGCCAGGGCCGCCGAAGCCGGCGCCACCGTCATCATCCCGGCCACCAGCGCGGAGGGCATCGGCCGCTTCGCCATGTTCCTCGACCCGTCCGGCGCCCCCTTCGCCGTGATCAAGAGCGCGATGTCCTGA
- a CDS encoding phosphatidate cytidylyltransferase — protein MSDSSWGAPPPSGYWGPTERGPVQGAAPAGPAYDAPKAQQTRPMPIVPDVPAYGGDQDDDRGAARLSGPLFRDEFRENLLQPSQSLPPETPQTQNPEPMPDAPQPAPAPTPQKKSAGRDLGAAIGVGVGLGVVIVASLFIVKAVFVGVIAVAVVVGLWELTSRLQERKAIKAPLVPLAVGGAAMVIAGYVRGAEGAWVAMALTALAVLVWRMTDPPEGYLKDVTAGVFAAFYVPFLATFVALLLTADDGPWRVLTFLLLTVVSDTGAYAVGWRFGKHKLAPRISPGKTREGLLGAVLFAMVAGALCMQFLIDDGAWWQGLLLGLAVAASATLGDLGESMIKRDLGIKDMGTLLPGHGGIMDRLDSLLPTAPVVWLLLVIFVGSA, from the coding sequence ATGAGCGACTCTTCCTGGGGGGCGCCGCCACCATCCGGGTACTGGGGGCCCACCGAGCGTGGGCCTGTCCAGGGGGCTGCCCCGGCGGGTCCCGCGTACGATGCGCCCAAGGCGCAGCAGACTCGCCCCATGCCCATCGTTCCCGACGTACCCGCGTATGGCGGAGACCAGGACGACGACCGGGGGGCCGCTCGGCTGAGCGGCCCCTTGTTCCGGGACGAGTTCCGGGAAAACCTGCTTCAGCCGAGCCAGTCCCTTCCGCCCGAGACGCCCCAGACGCAGAATCCGGAGCCCATGCCCGACGCCCCCCAGCCGGCGCCCGCACCCACGCCGCAGAAGAAGAGCGCGGGCCGCGACCTGGGCGCGGCCATAGGGGTCGGGGTCGGTCTCGGTGTGGTGATCGTCGCCTCCCTGTTCATCGTCAAGGCCGTGTTCGTCGGGGTGATCGCGGTCGCCGTAGTCGTGGGCCTGTGGGAGCTGACCAGCAGGCTGCAGGAGCGCAAGGCGATCAAGGCGCCACTGGTGCCGCTCGCGGTCGGCGGCGCCGCGATGGTGATCGCCGGGTACGTGCGGGGGGCGGAGGGCGCCTGGGTCGCCATGGCGCTGACCGCGCTGGCCGTGCTGGTCTGGCGCATGACCGATCCCCCCGAGGGCTACCTCAAGGACGTCACGGCCGGCGTCTTCGCCGCGTTCTACGTGCCGTTCCTCGCCACGTTCGTCGCGCTGCTGCTCACCGCAGACGACGGCCCCTGGCGCGTCCTCACCTTCCTGCTGCTGACAGTGGTCAGCGACACCGGGGCGTACGCCGTCGGCTGGCGCTTCGGCAAGCACAAGCTCGCCCCGCGCATCAGCCCCGGCAAGACCCGCGAGGGCCTGCTGGGCGCGGTGCTGTTCGCGATGGTCGCGGGCGCCCTGTGCATGCAGTTCCTGATCGACGACGGCGCCTGGTGGCAGGGCCTGCTCCTCGGCCTCGCGGTCGCGGCCAGCGCGACGCTCGGCGACCTCGGCGAGTCCATGATCAAACGTGATCTGGGCATCAAGGACATGGGCACCCTCCTCCCGGGGCACGGCGGCATCATGGACCGTCTGGACTCCCTGCTGCCGACGGCTCCCGTGGTGTGGCTGCTGCTGGTGATCTTCGTGGGGAGCGCCTGA
- the whiG gene encoding RNA polymerase sigma factor WhiG — MPQHTSGSDRAAIPPAARDGGSVRPPAPSTLDELWRSYKATGDDRLREQLILHYSPLVKYVAGRVSVGLPPNVEQADFVSSGVFGLIDAIEKFDIDREIKFETYAITRIRGAMIDELRALDWIPRSVRQKARNVERAYATLEARLRRTPSESEVAAELGMDVDDLHAVFSQLSLANVVALEELLHVGGEGGDRLSLMDTLEDTAADNPVEVAEDRELRRFLARAINTLPDREKTVVTLYYYEGLTLAEIGNVLGVTESRVSQIHTKSVLQLRAKLASFGR, encoded by the coding sequence ATGCCCCAGCACACCTCCGGGTCCGACCGGGCGGCGATCCCCCCAGCCGCCCGCGACGGTGGCAGCGTGCGGCCGCCCGCTCCCTCGACGCTCGACGAGTTGTGGCGGTCGTACAAGGCGACGGGGGACGACCGGCTGCGGGAGCAGCTGATCCTGCACTACTCGCCGCTCGTCAAATACGTGGCGGGCCGGGTCAGCGTCGGCCTGCCGCCCAACGTCGAGCAGGCCGACTTCGTCTCCTCCGGGGTCTTCGGGCTGATCGACGCGATCGAGAAGTTCGACATCGACCGGGAGATCAAGTTCGAGACGTACGCGATCACCCGGATCCGCGGCGCCATGATCGACGAGCTGCGGGCGCTGGACTGGATCCCGCGGTCGGTGCGGCAGAAGGCGCGGAACGTCGAGCGGGCCTACGCCACGCTGGAGGCCCGGCTGAGACGGACGCCGAGCGAGAGCGAGGTCGCCGCCGAGCTGGGCATGGACGTCGACGACCTGCACGCCGTGTTCAGCCAGCTGTCGCTGGCGAACGTGGTGGCCCTGGAGGAGCTGCTGCACGTCGGCGGTGAGGGCGGGGACCGGCTCAGCCTGATGGACACGCTGGAGGACACCGCTGCGGACAACCCGGTGGAAGTGGCCGAGGACCGAGAACTGCGGCGCTTCCTGGCGCGGGCGATCAACACGCTGCCCGACCGGGAGAAGACCGTGGTCACCCTGTACTACTACGAGGGACTCACACTCGCCGAGATCGGGAACGTGCTGGGGGTCACCGAGAGCAGGGTCAGCCAGATCCACACCAAGTCGGTTCTGCAGCTGCGGGCGAAGCTGGCGAGCTTCGGACGCTGA
- a CDS encoding YraN family protein, with the protein MSKARSALGKYGEGLAARRLTEAGMTILERNWRCGRTGEIDIVARDGNTLVVCEVKTRRSGGFQHPMAAVTPEKAERLLALAHRWIQAQGGAPPGGVRIDLVGVLLPRRGAPSVEHARGVA; encoded by the coding sequence ATGAGCAAGGCACGCAGCGCACTCGGCAAGTACGGCGAGGGGCTGGCCGCCCGGCGGCTGACCGAGGCCGGTATGACGATCCTGGAGCGCAACTGGCGCTGCGGACGGACCGGTGAGATCGACATCGTGGCCCGGGACGGGAACACGCTGGTCGTCTGCGAGGTGAAGACCCGCAGGAGCGGCGGTTTCCAGCACCCGATGGCCGCGGTCACCCCGGAGAAGGCGGAGCGGCTCCTCGCCCTGGCGCACCGCTGGATCCAGGCCCAGGGCGGCGCCCCACCGGGCGGCGTCCGCATCGACCTGGTCGGCGTCCTGCTGCCCCGCCGCGGCGCCCCGTCCGTCGAGCACGCGCGGGGGGTGGCCTGA
- the tsf gene encoding translation elongation factor Ts produces the protein MANYTAADVKKLRELTGAGMMDCKKALDEAEGNVDKAVEALRIKGQKGVAKREGRSAENGAVVSIIAGDNSSGVLVELKCETDFVAKGDKFQAVATAIAEHVAKTSPADLEALLASEIEAGKTVQAFVDEANANLGEKIVLDRFAQFADGYVIAYMHRTMPDLPPQIGVLVEFDKPDAEVAKGIAQHIAAFAPKYLSKEDVPAEVVESERRIAEETTRAEGKPEAAIAKIVEGRVNGFFKDATLLGQPYALDNKKSVQKVLDEAGVTLKRFTRIKVGI, from the coding sequence ATGGCGAACTACACCGCCGCCGACGTCAAGAAGCTCCGTGAGCTGACCGGCGCTGGCATGATGGACTGCAAGAAGGCGCTGGACGAGGCCGAGGGCAACGTCGACAAGGCCGTCGAGGCGCTGCGCATCAAGGGCCAGAAGGGCGTCGCCAAGCGCGAGGGCCGCTCCGCCGAGAACGGCGCCGTGGTCTCCATCATCGCCGGCGACAACTCCTCCGGTGTCCTGGTCGAGCTGAAGTGCGAGACGGACTTCGTCGCCAAGGGTGACAAGTTCCAGGCCGTGGCCACCGCCATCGCCGAGCACGTCGCCAAGACCTCCCCGGCCGACCTGGAGGCCCTGCTCGCCTCCGAGATCGAGGCCGGCAAGACCGTCCAGGCGTTCGTCGACGAGGCCAACGCCAACCTCGGCGAGAAGATCGTCCTGGACCGCTTCGCGCAGTTCGCCGACGGCTACGTCATCGCGTACATGCACCGCACGATGCCCGACCTGCCCCCGCAGATCGGTGTCCTCGTCGAGTTCGACAAGCCCGACGCCGAGGTCGCCAAGGGCATCGCCCAGCACATCGCCGCGTTCGCGCCGAAGTACCTCTCCAAGGAGGACGTGCCGGCCGAGGTCGTCGAGTCCGAGCGCCGCATCGCCGAGGAGACCACCCGCGCCGAGGGCAAGCCCGAGGCCGCGATCGCCAAGATCGTCGAGGGTCGCGTCAACGGCTTCTTCAAGGACGCCACGCTGCTCGGCCAGCCCTACGCGCTGGACAACAAGAAGTCGGTCCAGAAGGTGCTGGACGAGGCCGGTGTCACCCTGAAGCGCTTCACGCGCATCAAGGTCGGCATCTGA
- the pyrH gene encoding UMP kinase, with the protein MTTKAQKSDDGKVRGRFLLKLSGEAFSGGGGLGVDPDVVHKIAREIAAVVRDGAEIAVVIGGGNFFRGAELQQRGMDRARSDYMGMLGTVMNCLALQDFLEKEGIDSRVQTAITMGQVAEPYIPLRAVRHLEKGRVVIFGAGMGMPYFSTDTTAAQRALEIDAEALLMGKNGVDGVYDSDPKTNPDAVKFDALGYGEVITRDLKVADATAITLCRDNRLPILVFELLAEGNIARAVKGEKIGTLVGDQGGRH; encoded by the coding sequence ATGACCACCAAGGCCCAGAAGAGCGACGACGGCAAAGTACGCGGCCGGTTTCTGCTGAAGCTGTCCGGAGAGGCGTTCTCCGGTGGCGGGGGCCTGGGCGTGGACCCGGACGTGGTACACAAGATCGCCCGCGAGATCGCGGCCGTCGTCCGCGACGGCGCCGAGATCGCGGTCGTCATCGGCGGCGGCAACTTCTTCCGCGGCGCCGAACTCCAGCAGCGCGGCATGGACCGCGCCCGCTCCGACTACATGGGCATGCTCGGCACCGTCATGAACTGCCTCGCGCTCCAGGACTTCCTGGAGAAGGAGGGCATCGACAGCCGGGTGCAGACCGCCATCACCATGGGCCAGGTCGCCGAGCCGTACATCCCGCTGCGCGCCGTGCGCCACCTGGAGAAGGGCCGTGTGGTCATCTTCGGCGCCGGTATGGGCATGCCCTACTTCTCCACCGACACCACCGCCGCCCAACGCGCCCTGGAGATCGACGCCGAGGCGCTGCTCATGGGCAAGAACGGCGTGGACGGGGTCTACGACTCCGACCCCAAGACCAACCCCGACGCCGTCAAGTTCGACGCCCTCGGCTACGGCGAGGTCATCACCCGGGACCTCAAGGTCGCCGACGCCACCGCCATCACCCTGTGCCGCGACAACCGGCTCCCGATCCTCGTCTTCGAGCTGCTCGCGGAGGGCAATATCGCCCGGGCGGTCAAGGGTGAGAAGATCGGCACCCTGGTGGGGGACCAGGGCGGCAGGCACTGA